A segment of the Terriglobales bacterium genome:
CGACGCCGAGGGCGCCGACACCCTGCTCTTCATCGACAACATCTTCCGCTTCACCCAGGCGGGCTCGGAGGTCTCGGCGCTGCTCGGCCGCATGCCTTCCGCCGTCGGCTACCAGCCGAACCTGGCCACCGAGATGGGCGAACTCCAGGAGCGCATCACCTCGACCAAGACGGGCTCGGTGACCTCGGTGCAGGCTATCTACGTGCCCGCCGACGACCTCACCGATCCCGCTCCCGCCACCACCTTCGCCCACCTGGACGCCACCACCGTGCTGTCGCGGCCGCTGACCGAGATCGGCATCTACCCGGCGGTGGACCCGCTGGCCTCGACTTCGCGCATCCTCGATCCCCGCATCGTCGGCCAGGACCACTACGACGTGGCCCAGGCGGTGAAGAAGACCCTGCAGCGCTACAAGGACCTGCAGGACATCATCGCCATCCTGGGCATCGACGAGTTGAGCGAAGACGACAAGCTGGTGGTGGCCCGCGCCCGCAAGGTCCAGAAGTTTCTCTCCCAGCCCTTCCACGTGGCCGAGCAGTTCACCGGCATGAAGGGGCGGTACGTGAAGGTCGCCGACACCGTGCGCAGCTTCAAGGAGATCATCGAGGGCAAGCACGACGACATCCCCGAGCAGGCCTTCTACATGAAGGGCGCCATCGACGAGGTCCTGGAGCACGCGGAGAGGATGAAGGCCACCAGCGCCGCCTGATGGAACCCACCTTCCATCTCGAGATCGTCACCCCCGACCGCCGGGTGGTGAGCGACGTGGCTGCGGAGATGCAGCTCCCCGGCAAGAACGGCTACCTGGGCATCCTGCCCGGGCACGCGCCCCTGATCACGGAGCTGGCGGTGGGCGAGATCACCTATCGCAACGTCGAGATCACCAGCCACCTGGCGGTGGCCTGGGGCTTCGCCGAAGTCCTGCCCGACCGGGTCACCATCCTGGCGGAGACGGCCGAGAAAGCCGAGGAGATCGACGTGGCCCGCGCCCAGAAGGCCCGCGACCGCGCCGAGGCCCGCCTCAAAGGCGGCGATCCCGAGACCGACTTCGACCGTGCCCTGGTGGCCCTGGAGCGCGCCCTGGTCCGCCTGCAGGTGGCCACCAAGCGCTAGCCGGCCGCATCAGAAATGAAGAAAGCCGCCGGAGTTCCGGCGGCTTTGCTGTTTCTGAGGTGCGGCTCAGTAGCGGCCGTAGCCCTGCTGGTAGCCGCGCTCGTAGCCCTGGCGATAGATGTTCTTGTAGTCCTGCTTGTCCACGTTGTGCACCGTGCTCAGGTTGTGGTCGGCATCCTTCCAGGTGTCGTGTTCGTGCGGGCGATAGGAGTGCCCGGTGCCGCGATCCTTGGAGCCGTCGTGCAGACCGTCCTGGTAGCCGGTGTTGTAGGCGACGTCGTGGTAGTTGTTGTAGTTGTTGTTGCCGCGGTAGCCGTCGTCGCGGTCGCGATCATGATCGCCGTCGCGGTCGCGGTCGTCGCCCCAGCCATAGCGCGGGTTGCGGTTGTTGAAGCCGTCGTCGTATCCGGTCTTGTAGCCGTCGCGGTAGCCCTGCTTGAACTGGCCGCGGCTGCCCATGGAGTTGTTGTAGCCGTTGTCGCCGCGCTGGTAGTCGTCGCTGCGGTAGTCGTAGCCGGCCCGGTGGTCGCGATCGACCCGCCCGTGCTGGTAGCCGTCCCGGTAGCCGTACTGGTACCCGTTCTGGCGGGCGTCCCGCTGCCCGTTATCGTCCGGATCGTGGGCCAGGGCCGGGGCGCTCAGAACCAGCGCTACTCCCAACGTCAAGATCGCAGTCAGCAAAGTCTTTCGCATTGGCTCTCTCCTCCCGTGCCGGGGCGGCCAGTGGCCTGCCGGGCCTGGCACTTGCATTTTACGTCCACACTCTGCTCAGATGCCTTCTGCTTCCGCCGTGCTGTACCCCAAAACGGGAATCCGGGGGCACGGAAGGCCATGTCCGCCGGCCCCAGGGTGATTTGTGGAAATCCACAAACCCCTTGATTTCCGGCAACTTGGGCCGCTACAATCCGCCAGCTTCCTCCTCAGCCACTCCCGGGAATCCGCCTTGGCACCGGACTGCTTGCGCGCCATCCCCCCATCCGGAGGGCGGCCCCCAAGGGGATGGAGTGCAGAGTGCCGGGGAGGGTGCTGGCCTGCTTGCCGGGCAAGGACCGGCAGTACAATGATTTCGCGCCGTACGGCGCGACCGACAGCGGAATGAGCCTAACCGTCCAGGTAGCCGGCAAGAGCGATATCGGGTGCGTGCGTACCAACAACGAAGACAACTTCGGGTACGACGCGCGCTATGGCATCTTTGTGGTTTGCGACGGCATGGGAGGACAGGCCGCCGGCGAGGTGGCCAGCAAGATGGGCGTGGACACGGTGCTCAGCTACTTCCGCCAGGCCGCCAACAACGGCAGCTACCCGCTGGTGGGCAAGGCCGTGGAAGGGGTCTCGGAGCGCGCCAACGCCCTGGGCAGCGCCATCCAGATGGCCAATGGCGCCATCTTCCAGGCGGCCTCGGGGACCTCGGAGCGCGCCGGCATGGGCTCCACCATCGTGGCCGTGCTGGTGAAGGGGAACTTCGTCTCCATCGCCCACGTGGGCGACAGCCGCATCTACCTGCTGCGCCAGGGCTCCATCCAGCAGTTGACCGACGATCACTCCCTGGTGATGGAGCAGGTGCGCCGCGGCCTCATCACCCGCGAGGAAGCCGAGCACTCGGAGATGCAGAACATCATCATCCGTGCTCTGGGCTCGGAAGAGGTGGTGGAGCCCGACCTGGACGACCTGGTGGGCCAGCCCGGCGACATGCTGCTGCTGGCCACCGACGGCCTCACCAAGCACGTGAAGGACGACCGCCTGCTGGAGCTGGTGCGCTCGGCCCGCGGCCTCGCGGCCGCCTGCGACGCCCTCATCCAGGCGGCCAAGGACCATGGCGGCGACGACAACATCACCTGCATCCTCATCCGCCTGCAGGACGAGCCCTGGTATCGCAGACTTTTCTCCACCCGGAGCCCGGAATGGCAAAACTCTATTTGAAGTTCGAGCAGAACGTGTTGAAGGAATTCACCCTGGCGCAGGGGACGGTCACCATCGGCCGCCTGCCCGATAACCTCATCCAGGTGGACAACCTGGCGGTCTCGGGACATCACGCCAAGATCTCCTGGGAGACCGACCACTACGTGCTCGAGGACAACAACAGCCTCAACGGCACCTATCTCAACAACCAGCGGGTCAGCAAGTCGGTGCTCAAGGACGGCGACAGCATGCTGATCGGCAAGCACACCCTCGTCTTCAAGGACGAGTGGCACGAGGACACGCCTGGGCAGCACACCCTCGCCGCCGACCACACCACCATTCCCGCAGTCCCCAAGCTGGAGGCCACGGTGGTGCTCGACACCAAGAAGGCCAAGGAGATGATGGCGGCAGCGCGCGCCGCCAAGGAGGGAACGCCGGCCGCCGCCCCGCCTGCCGCTGAAGCCGGCGGTGCCCCGGCTCCGGCCGCGGTCCCGGCCGCTCCAGCCGCGCCCGCCCCGCCCGCGGCGGCTCCCAAGGAGCGCACCGGCGTGCTCAGCGTGCTGGCGGGCAAGACCGGCGAGCCCCAGTACACCCTCAGCGGCAAGCTCACCGTGATCGGCAAGTCGGAGATGGCTTCCATCAAGCTGAAGGGCTGGTTCGCGCCCAAGGTGGCGGCCAGCATCAGCAAGCGCGATTCCAGGTACTTCATCGCCGCCTCCGAGAAGGCGGTCAAGGTGAAGGTGAACGGGGCCGACATCGCCGGCCAGAAAGAGCTGGCCGAGGGCGACGTCATCGAGGTCGCCGGCATCAAGCTCAGCTTCGCCTACCACGAATAGCCGCCGCTCCTCCGCTTCGGGGACGCAATCTTTTTGCGTCCCCTTTTCCATTTGTTACACTCGTGTGTTGATCGTTCCTTCCTGGCCCGGGTAGCAAGTCATTCCTGTTCGGAGGCACTCATCATGGACATCAAGATCGTCGGCGTGGTGGGCGCCGGCACCATGGGCAACGGCATCGCCCACGTCTTCGCCAAGAACCGCTATCACGTGGTGCTGTGCGACGTGGAGCAGCGGCTGCTCGACCGCGCCCTCGACACCATCGGCAAGAACCTGGACCGCGAGGTGGCCAAGGCCAAGATCTCCGCCGACGACCGCGCCAGCGCCCTGCAGAAGATCGAGACCGTCGTCGACCGCGCCGTGCTCGCCAAGTGCGACCTGGTGGTCGAGGCCGTCTTCGAGAAGCTGGAACTCAAGCAGCAGATCTTCCGCGACCTCGACCGCATCTGCCGACCCGAGGTCATCCTGGCCTCCAACACCTCCTCCATCTCCATCACCAAGCTGGCCGGCTTCACCAAGCGTCCCGACAAGGTCATCGGCATGCACTTCTTCAATCCCGTGCCGGTGATGAAGCTGGTGGAGGTCATCCGCGGGCTGGCCACCTCCGACGAGACCTGCGCCGCCATCACGGCGCTGGCCACCAACCTGGACAAGAGCCCGGTGGAGGTGCACGACGCCCCCGGCTTCGTCTCCAACCGCGTGCTCATGCCTCTGCTCAACGAGGCCATGTACGCGGTGATGGAGGGCGTGGCCACCCCCGAGGCGGTGGACGAGGTCTTCAAGCTGGGCATGAACCACCCCATGGGCCCGCTCACCCTGGCCGACTTCATCGGCCTCGACGTCTGCCTCGATATCATGCGCGTGCTGCACGCCGGGCTGGGCGATCCCAAGTATTATCCCTGCCCGCTGCTCATCAAGATGGTGGATGCGGGCTGGCTGGGCCGCAAGAGCGGCCGCGGCTTCTACAAGTACTGAGGGGAGAGCTGGCATGATGAAGACCGCGCTCCGCGTCTCCTTGCTGTGCTGCGCGGCGGTGCTAGCCGCACAACAGCCCGCCGACCTGCGCACCCCGCAGGAGTCCCACCTGCGCAACCTGCGCCAGCTCACCTTCGGCGGCACCAACGCCGAGGCCTACTTCTCCGCCGACGGCCGCCAGCTCATCTTTCAGGCCACGCCCCCGGGCGGCCAGTGCGACCAGATCTACACCATGAACACGGACGGCTCGAACG
Coding sequences within it:
- a CDS encoding F0F1 ATP synthase subunit epsilon produces the protein MEPTFHLEIVTPDRRVVSDVAAEMQLPGKNGYLGILPGHAPLITELAVGEITYRNVEITSHLAVAWGFAEVLPDRVTILAETAEKAEEIDVARAQKARDRAEARLKGGDPETDFDRALVALERALVRLQVATKR
- a CDS encoding F0F1 ATP synthase subunit beta (Produces ATP from ADP in the presence of a proton gradient across the membrane. The beta chain is a regulatory subunit), with product DAEGADTLLFIDNIFRFTQAGSEVSALLGRMPSAVGYQPNLATEMGELQERITSTKTGSVTSVQAIYVPADDLTDPAPATTFAHLDATTVLSRPLTEIGIYPAVDPLASTSRILDPRIVGQDHYDVAQAVKKTLQRYKDLQDIIAILGIDELSEDDKLVVARARKVQKFLSQPFHVAEQFTGMKGRYVKVADTVRSFKEIIEGKHDDIPEQAFYMKGAIDEVLEHAERMKATSAA
- a CDS encoding FHA domain-containing protein, with product MAKLYLKFEQNVLKEFTLAQGTVTIGRLPDNLIQVDNLAVSGHHAKISWETDHYVLEDNNSLNGTYLNNQRVSKSVLKDGDSMLIGKHTLVFKDEWHEDTPGQHTLAADHTTIPAVPKLEATVVLDTKKAKEMMAAARAAKEGTPAAAPPAAEAGGAPAPAAVPAAPAAPAPPAAAPKERTGVLSVLAGKTGEPQYTLSGKLTVIGKSEMASIKLKGWFAPKVAASISKRDSRYFIAASEKAVKVKVNGADIAGQKELAEGDVIEVAGIKLSFAYHE
- a CDS encoding 3-hydroxybutyryl-CoA dehydrogenase; the protein is MDIKIVGVVGAGTMGNGIAHVFAKNRYHVVLCDVEQRLLDRALDTIGKNLDREVAKAKISADDRASALQKIETVVDRAVLAKCDLVVEAVFEKLELKQQIFRDLDRICRPEVILASNTSSISITKLAGFTKRPDKVIGMHFFNPVPVMKLVEVIRGLATSDETCAAITALATNLDKSPVEVHDAPGFVSNRVLMPLLNEAMYAVMEGVATPEAVDEVFKLGMNHPMGPLTLADFIGLDVCLDIMRVLHAGLGDPKYYPCPLLIKMVDAGWLGRKSGRGFYKY
- a CDS encoding Stp1/IreP family PP2C-type Ser/Thr phosphatase → MSLTVQVAGKSDIGCVRTNNEDNFGYDARYGIFVVCDGMGGQAAGEVASKMGVDTVLSYFRQAANNGSYPLVGKAVEGVSERANALGSAIQMANGAIFQAASGTSERAGMGSTIVAVLVKGNFVSIAHVGDSRIYLLRQGSIQQLTDDHSLVMEQVRRGLITREEAEHSEMQNIIIRALGSEEVVEPDLDDLVGQPGDMLLLATDGLTKHVKDDRLLELVRSARGLAAACDALIQAAKDHGGDDNITCILIRLQDEPWYRRLFSTRSPEWQNSI